The proteins below come from a single Periophthalmus magnuspinnatus isolate fPerMag1 chromosome 7, fPerMag1.2.pri, whole genome shotgun sequence genomic window:
- the LOC117373446 gene encoding natural resistance-associated macrophage protein 2-like, with amino-acid sequence MLSFLRSGKSHPPEELHITPLPPSGPPAPTQQHEPGPSREEGGSLVEDKGVIQTTSSVFFQKQNEPIHSTYFDEKIPVPQDSSQTVFSLRKLWAFTGPGFLMSIAYLDPGNIESDLQSGAKAGFKLLWVLLGATIIGLLLQRLAARLGVVTGMHLAEVCHRQYHTVPRVALWLMVELAIIGSDMQEVIGCAIAFSLLSSGRIPLWGGVLITIVDTFFFLFLDKYGLRKLEAFFGLLIAVMAVTFGYEYVTVAPDQVSVLRGMFVPSCDGCGSAQLLQAVGIVGAVIMPHNIYLHSALVKSREVDRSNKEEVKEANKYFFIESCLALFVSFIINVFVVSVFAEAFYGQTNLQVYNICNSSGSLHLDLFPLNNETLEVDIYKGGVVLGCFFGPAALYIWAVGILAAGQSSTMTGTYSGQFVMEGFLNLRWSRFARVLLTRCLAITPTLFVAIFQDVQRLTGMNDFLNVLMSLQLPFALIPILTFTSLPSLMNDFANGLFFKVSGGLAVLGVCCINMYFVVVYVTQLGSVWLYVLAAFLSVLYLIFVGYLTWLCLIALGLSFLDPMRNTAVSTSILLERPLESES; translated from the exons ATGCTTTCCTTTCTACGCTCAG GGAAGAGCCATCCTCCTGAGGAGCTCCACATcacccctctgcccccctctggcCCCCCTGCCCCAACACAACAACACGAGCCAGGACCCAGCAGGGAAGAAG gagGAAGCTTGGTGGAGGACAAAGGCGTGATCCAGACaacctcctctgtgtttttccaGAAACAAAATGAACCCATCCACAGCACCTACTTCGACGAGAAGATCCCAGTACCACAGGACAGCAGCCAg aCTGTATTTAGTCTCCGTAAGCTGTGGGCCTTCACTGGACCTGGGTTCCTCATGAGCATCGCGTATCTGGACCCTGGAAACATTGAGTCCGACCTGCAGTCTGGAGCCAAGGCCGGCTTTAAG CTCctttgggtgctgttgggtgccaCCATCATCGGGCTCCTGCTGCAGAGGCTGGCAGCTCGTCTGGGCGTGGTCACGGGCATGCACCTGGCAGAAGTGTGCCACCGGCAGTACCACACC GTTCCTCGTGTGGCCCTGTGGCTGATGGTGGAGTTGGCCATCATCGGCTCAGACATGCAGGAGGTCATCGGCTGTGCTATAGCCTtcagcctcctctcctccggCAG AATTCCTCTCTGGGGTGGAGTCCTCATCACTATTGTAGACacatttttcttcctctttttggACAAATATG GTCTGAGGAAACTGGAGGCTTTCTTTGGGCTCCTCATCGCTGTGATGGCTGTTACCTTTGGATACGAG TATGTGACAGTAGCTCCAGACCAGGTCTCTGTACTTCGGGGCATGTTCGTTCCCTCCTGTGACGGCTGTGGATCTGCTCAGCTCCTTCAGGCCGTGGGCATCGTCGGAGCAGTTATCATGCCCCATAATATATACCTCCACTCAGCCCTGGTCAAG TCCAGAGAAGTTGACCGTTCAAACAAAGAGGAGGTGAAAGAAGCAAATAAATACTTCTTTATCGAGTCGTGTTTGGCTCTCTTCGTGTCCTTCATCATAAACGTGTTTGTAGTCTCTGTGTTCGCTGAAGCTTTCTACGGACAGACCAACCTGCAGGTG TACAACATCTGTAATAGCTCTGGCAGTCTTCATCTGGACCTCTTTCCTCTCAACAACGAGACTTTGGAGGTGGATATCTACAAAGGG GGGGTGGTCCTCGGTTGTTTCTTCGGCCCTGCGGCGCTGTACATTTGGGCTGTGGGTATCCTGGCTGCAGGTCAGAGCTCCACCATGACAGGAACCTACTCAGGCCAGTTTGTCATGGAG GGCTTCTTGAACCTGCGCTGGTCTCGTTTCGCTCGGGTCTTACTCACTCGGTGTCTGGCCATCACGCCAACACTCTTCGTCGCCATTTTCCAGGACGTGCAAAGACTCACCGGGATGAACGACTTCCTCAACGTGCTCATGAGTCTGCAG CTGCCCTTCGCACTGATCCCCATCCTCACCTTCACCAGTTTACCCTCTCTCATGAACGACTTTGCCAACGGACT GTTCTTTAAGGTCAGCGGCGGTCTGGCTGTGTTGGGCGTTTGCTGTATAAACATGTACTTTGTGGTGGTGTATGTAACGCAGCTGGGCAGTGTGTGGCTCTATGTGCTCGCGGccttcctctctgtcctctatcTCATCTTCGTGGGATACCTG ACGTGGTTGTGTCTGATCGCCCTGGGACTGTCCTTTTTGGATCCAATGAGAAACACAGCAGTGAGCACCAGTATTCTGctggagcgccccctggagtcTGAGTCCTGA